From Candidatus Margulisiibacteriota bacterium:
GCTCTTTCAAGCATTTCATCCCCTAGTTTTCTGGTCATGGCAAAAAAACTGTTCTTGATACTGTTATAAATAATGGATATAAAAAGATTAGGGTACGTTTTCAACATCTGATCATTGTTTATTCGCAGGAATATTCCTTCGTTATTTTTTCTAACCTCCGGAGTTGGATTTATATGCAAACCCCACAATAATTGCAGTTCATGATTCTGCCTGAAAGCTTTTTGATAACCGTCTTCTCCATATAACCTCAGGAGAACCAGACCTGATGAAACCAGACATATCCCGGCCGGATTAAGATCGTTTAAGGGCTCCTTTTCCAAACGGATATTGCTCAAGTTAGTAATGATCCCCAAAGGAAAAGATATTATCTGCTGCAGTGAAACAATATTAGCCGGGGTAAAAACTTTTCTTAAAATATCCGACATCATTGTCAAGGTATTGGGATATTCCGCAATTCTTTTGTTATATTTGGCCGGATCGTCAAAATTATAAAGTGTCATATTTAAAGTATGTATGGGCAGCATGTTGCTTATATCATGACTTAAAAATTTTAATATCTGAACAAACTCCATATACATTTCCGGTGTTAACAATTCTTTTTTGTCATTTATTATTGAGTATATTTGGTTGGCCATGTTGCCGCCGGTGTTTCTACAAATTTTAATTATCTTCAGCAACTCCTTTCTTACAGCTAACATTTCATTAAAGGTCAGGATATCTTCGCTCTTTTCCAGGGTTGCGATGATGTTTTTAAGAGCAATTTCAATGCGGGGCAAATAATTCTTATAGTAATTTTTATAAATTCTCTCCATTTTTTTGATGAAAGGAAAAATTTCAGGAGAGGCAAAAGCTTCTTCAAATGTATTTATCCTGATCCCTGCCAATACGCTTTTTTCTACAGAGATAATTTTATAGCTCATATTAAATATATCGAGTCTGAAGATAATAAATCGCAAATATCAGTCATTCAAAAATATCAGAGAAGTGATAGCTGAAACATCCGAATATAACTATATTTTAAAACTATCTCCAGGGCACTGTCAGCTGTAAAGCTTTCAATTTCACTTCCAGTTCCAGTCCTTCCAGTGTCGGCTTAACTTTACCGTCTGTGGTTTTTACCAGTTCCAGTTTTTCCGCCTCAGCTAAGGCTTCTTTTTTATTATTTTTCTGCAAGGCACTTATCATCTTCTGGTCAGCGCTGGAAAGCGATATAGAATTCTGCCAGTAATCCTCAAAAGCTTCCCAGGTAAAAGGGCACCAGCGGCTTACAATCTGTTCTCCGATTACGCGAGAATATTCACGTATTTCATACTGGGCCTTGCTGTCCAGACGCAGCAAAAGAAAATGCAAAAGATTATGCAGATCTATCTTCCAGTATGCCTCAGTATATGTCGCCAGCGGCAGGTCCTTACGAGCCAGTTCCCGGGCAATTCCTGCTTCAATACGCTTATTATATTCAGCGTAACACATCTGCTGAAGTTTTTTTTCGTTAGCTGTAAAAACTTTGCCCTTGGTTTTATCCAGAAAACCCTCACTGCCCTGTTTATTATTCAATGCCTGCATACGCCAGGCATCCGGTTTTGTCTGATAAGCAGCATCAATCGCAATTGAATAACGCGTAGAATATTCATTAACATTGGCTGTACGGTGACGTATCCATTGTCTCCAGCAGTCCATAGGAACACGTACATGAAGCTTGATCTCGCACATTTCAAAAGGGCTGGTATGCAGATGACGCATCAGATAACGTATAAGCTGCCGGTCCGATTGCTTGGTTTTTGTCCCAGCTCCATATGATACTCTTGCCGCCTGAACTATGGACTCGTCATTACCCATATAATCTACCACACGCACAAAACCGTCATCCAGGACTTTAAGTTGCTTCCCGAGTATTCGGTCCAGTGTTTTTGCTGTTTTGCGAGGCAGATGTTCGGCAGTTTTTGTCATGAATAAAAGCTCCTTTGTATAAATATTTAATTTATAGTCTAAGGGAAAAATATTTAACCTGCAATGGGGTGGAAACCGCTATTTTTTGATAACTTATTTATTTTTTAAATAATTTTATATATATTATATATAATCTATTCATACCAACAGCATAGGTCTCTTGCTGTCATTGAAAACCTGATTAATTAAAGGAGCTTGATAATTCTATGAACAAAAAAGTTTTCACCGAACAAACATATGGCATTTCAGCTATCCAGTCTTATAAAATAATTCCCAAAAAAAATAACCTGCAACAAACTATGCTTTACACCTCCCGGTTAATAAATAATGGCCTTAATTTTATCGATTCAGCTCAAAAAAAAAGATTCGTTTCCTACCAGGAATTCTTCGTTGAAGCTTTAAAAACTCTTAACTTTCTTCAAAAAAAATTACAACTGCAAAAAGGCTCGCACCTGATGATCATTGCCGAAGACCCTTATGAATTTATAAAAATATTTTGGGGTTGTCTGCTGGGCAATATAATTCCTGTTCCATTGAATATCCGTTATAGTGAAATGCATTACAAAAAATTATGTAACATTTTTGAAATACTGGATAATCCGGCGATAATTATTCCCAAAGACAGCATAGTGCCGCTCATGGAAACAGCAACTAATGAATATTCACAGGAACTGGCTAAAAAAATCAAAGCAAAGGTCATAACGCCCCAGGAAATAATATTAACAACAACCTCAACAGATATCTCTTCCAGTGAACAGGATGATATCGCCTACCTGCAATTTTCCTCGGGTTCTACCGGTCAGCCTAAAGGGATAAAAATTACTCACAAAAATGTTATGGTGAACTGTCAAACCATACATGATACTCTGGGCCTCACAAAAGAAGACAGTTTCTTAAGCTGGTTACCACTCAGCCATGACATGGGACTTATCTGTTTTCATCTGACTCCGTTTATTTATGGTTTAACCCAGTCGCATTTACTCACAACGACTTTTGTAAGGAATCCGGGCTTGTGGCTGGAAAAAGCCGCCGAATTAAAAGCCACAGTTTTAGGTTCGCCTAATTTCGGTTTCCAACATACATTGCGATATTTTTCACCTACGGATTTTAAGTCCGATTTAAAAAATATCCGTTTAATACTGAATGGCGCCGAACCTATTTCCCGCAGAATTACTGACGAATTTCTGAAAACCATGAAAACCTATGGTTTGTCTTCATTTTCTATCTGCCCCACCTACGGTCTTGCCGAGGCGACTCTGGCTGTAACCTGTAATAAACCCGGAACTGCTTTTCGGGCTATTTGCATAGACCGCAGAAAGGTCTCGGTTGGCGATGCCATAAAATTTTGCGAACCGAAGAATGGTTTCTCGTCTGAAATTGTAGATGTAGGCTACATTCTAAAGCCATGCAAATTAAGGATTGTAGATTATGAAAACATTTCTCTGGAACAAGGTAGGGTTGGACTAATCCAGCTTAACGGGCCCAACATTACACCGGGCTACCTGGATAAAAAACAGAATATCACCTCTTTTACCGCTGACAACTGGTTGAATACCGGTGATATCGGTTTTTTATGGGAAGACCGGCTTTTTATCCTGGGCAGGGAAAAAGATATTATTTTTATAAATGGTCAAAATTATTACGCCAGCGATCTGGAAAATCTGGCAGATACACTTTCGTTAAAAAATTCCAAGGGATGGGCCATAGCCGGGACCTTTAATCCTGACACCCAGAAAGAAGAAATATTATTCTTTATGTCAGGAAGATACAAACCGGAAGAATCTTCAGAAATAGCCCAAAAAATTAAGGAACTTTATCTGGAACAGGACCTGGTCATCAGCAAGGTTCTGTTTATCAAGTCTCTGCCCAGGACCACAAGCGGCAAAGTGCAAAGGCATATACTCATACAGAATTATTTAAATGGAGCATATCAGGAACCTCTTCAAAAAGAGGTCTCTTCATATATTAATCCTTCCGTTGTTGACACTGTAATTGTAAGGAATGATTCAAAAACCGAAAAAATTCTTCTTACAATGTGGGGAAATATATTTCAGAAAAATAATATTCAGATAACAGATAACTTTTTTGAACTGGGTGGAAGCAGTCTGCAGGCTTTCAGGCTTGTTTATGAACTGTCCGACAAACTGGGCATCAGTTTAAAATCCGGGATAATTCATGAATATCCGAATATCAAAGAAATGGCAAAGCATATAGATACAATGACAGCAGGCACGGACCTGACGCAATCTGGCTCAACTACTGAGATAAAACATGAAAATTTCAATTTATTGCCTCTCCAACAAACTTTTTATGAACAAACACAGCGTACGGGTCTTCATCCTTATATTTTAATTGATTTTACAGTTTCCGGTACAGCACGACTGGATCTCTGGACTACAATACTGGGCCAGATACCTTTGAGGTTTCAAACTCTTGGAACAGCCATCCATAAAGTTTCAGGATTACCTCAACAGCATATACCACAAAATATACTTTCCAGATATGGAATTCATGATCTGGGCAACATCGACCCATTGCAGCAGCAAAACCAAATTGACTGGTTAATTAAGGATTTATGCGCTCAGGATTTTGACATGGAAAAAGGCATTTTCGCTTATAGTCTGCTCATTAAAACATCCTTTTCCAAAGTACGCATGTTGCTTTATTGTGCTCATGCAGCTATAGACGGTTTAAGTGCTGAAATTATGGTCAGTCAGATTCTAGCCTGGTATAACTGTCTCTTGAAAAATCTGCAATATCCCTTGCCCTCGAAAAATTATTTTAATTATCTGGCAGGGTTGGAACGGCAGCTTGATCAAAACAAATCTATTGAGTCTGGTAAAGATTACTGGCAAAACAAACTATCCTGCTGGAATGCCCGTCTCGCTTGGCCGGTGAGTGTTATAAAGCCCGCAAATCCTTTATCTGCGCTTATTAAAACCAGAGAACAAATAATTGAACAGTCCGTTGTGACAAAACTAGTTA
This genomic window contains:
- the thyX gene encoding FAD-dependent thymidylate synthase; translation: MTKTAEHLPRKTAKTLDRILGKQLKVLDDGFVRVVDYMGNDESIVQAARVSYGAGTKTKQSDRQLIRYLMRHLHTSPFEMCEIKLHVRVPMDCWRQWIRHRTANVNEYSTRYSIAIDAAYQTKPDAWRMQALNNKQGSEGFLDKTKGKVFTANEKKLQQMCYAEYNKRIEAGIARELARKDLPLATYTEAYWKIDLHNLLHFLLLRLDSKAQYEIREYSRVIGEQIVSRWCPFTWEAFEDYWQNSISLSSADQKMISALQKNNKKEALAEAEKLELVKTTDGKVKPTLEGLELEVKLKALQLTVPWR